From a single Desulfobacterales bacterium genomic region:
- a CDS encoding AAA family ATPase has protein sequence MIQIPGYKTLTKVYESTKTVVYTAQRLNDLKAVIFKVLKDEYPTQEIKLRYTNEYNFINKVNSNRVIKAYALEKYKNSIVIVLEDIHGQTLKSIKSSIDFNMESLIDIFIKITEGLKDIHASNIVHRDINPANIIFNNETKELKIIDFGISSLLSDEKNYSIIGTFSYIAPEQTGRINRPIDFRSDFYSLGVTFYEMLTKRLPFETNDVMELIHCHIAKMSDPLSLLNPLIPTPLSDIIFKLMSKNPDERYQSSFGIKADLEECLKQLRSHNEINYFDIGQCDISSNFQIPNKLYGREKEIEFLISKLENVCKGNLEIVFVSGYQGTGKSSLVNHIYKQIFEKNGYVITCKLDKLNQDIPYSCIISGLTEIIRKILSKSIDKIAVWRKIILNALGNNGKIITDAIPDLEIIIGKQPLVPDIGPCESQNRFNLVMSNFIQAFGSQKHPILLFLDNIDSIDIPTLKLLEILMTDYSAKYMFIIGTYTQNISKANCEGFIFLQNALKKAEEQFSEINLLPLNKDNIDQFIKDALKYSPSNIDEISFLCHQKTGGNPFFLHQFFKLIHEKKIIKLDNVKGAWIIDSIEKIQDIEFTENVLVLLSNKIEQLNPETINLLKLASCIGNKFDLSILSFINNKNISDTISELSEAVYEGLIIPLNSPSYSNESEISYKFSHDRIYDSVYLLLNENTKMEIHLSIGRFMIQNTNEDNLEDNLEENIFDIINHINKGQELVTDPTEKEKFARLNLMGGIKAKSTGAFEHSFKYLSFGIKLLDNDCFKTNYNLAINLYNEAYESAYLCGDFDVTDNLYEIIHKNAKSSIDKARAVETKIEADISINKPLNAIKHSLDFLKTLGIYFPEKPKKIHLITAFLKTKLLLLGKKPDSLLNLPEATDINIKASMQIIATLGRAAYLSQPELFPLLVFKLVNLSLKYGNSSFSSVGYATYGAILCGIFGDVDLGYDFGMLGKKLVKKFKAKNLEAKTNIIVNHLIRPWKEPLKNTLKDLLENYKIGLDIGDFGSAALSAAAYISLAFIMTKDLRESEKMIASFIPKIARLKQDTALNICKICHQAALNLLHGMNLCDRLSGDIYNEYIMLSVHKKNNDRASIASLYFYKFVISFFRHNYSNCVENLSNAEKYLDSLIGTPAIPLFYLIDSLSRLLLYNESKRKQKIQILLAKINLNRKNLKKFSMYCPANHLGILNLVDAEYARAIGDDMRVIKSYDAAIKLAHENDYTSVEALANEFAGKFYLSKEMNDIAAYHLKKAYYLYSHIGGRLKVSILESEYPNLFQTSSPKTKKISFDDIDLNSIGSYEGDIFDLVSVIKTNQAISEEIELQNLLKKLLKIVTENAGAEYGFLILGDDRGVSSNAYYFSNQTMTEKFELISFDKSNKIAHSIINFTARTKEYVVLTDASNESIFSHDKYIKEKKPKSILCLPIIHLDHLTAVLYLENNLSIGTFNKERVQMLGLIASQASISIENAKIYNKLKESEKQYKSLFENAVEGICQFSPTGKIMNVNSSMAMLFGFNNPDELLSTVKHFMQNDYFDNEQREFFRDTILKKHKMIGFEGKFYRKDKTMFWSLLSVHAVFNQKGEILFYEGSFFDITERKEKEKAEMDKLIAEQANIRLKELDTLKADFLSSVSHELRAPLTSILGFAKLILKDFLKYFMPLSISHSQIIKKSGRIKENLEIIVKESINLTRLINNVLDLSKIESEKVVWNDSLLKINDIIIDALNEVKEDFSKKPEIKIVLNIDNNLPYISVDKYRMTQVFTNLLSNTVKFSLKGLVEIKTELSGEYIKICVEDSGIGISQSDLIKIFDKFHQKNQMNYLRDKPNGTGLGLSICKHIIEHYNGKIWAESIIGKGSKFIILLPIMDANI, from the coding sequence ATGATTCAAATTCCGGGCTATAAAACCCTCACAAAAGTCTATGAAAGCACAAAAACAGTCGTTTATACCGCACAAAGATTAAACGACTTAAAAGCTGTTATATTTAAAGTTTTAAAGGACGAATACCCTACTCAAGAAATTAAACTTCGTTATACGAATGAATATAATTTTATTAACAAAGTTAATTCTAACAGGGTTATAAAAGCATATGCTTTAGAAAAATATAAAAACAGCATTGTGATTGTTCTTGAAGATATTCATGGTCAGACTTTAAAGTCTATAAAAAGCTCTATAGACTTTAATATGGAAAGCTTAATAGATATTTTTATAAAAATAACTGAAGGTTTAAAAGATATCCATGCGTCTAATATCGTTCACAGAGATATTAATCCCGCTAATATAATTTTTAATAATGAAACAAAAGAATTAAAAATTATAGATTTTGGAATATCTTCTTTATTATCAGACGAAAAAAATTATTCAATTATAGGAACGTTTTCTTATATAGCTCCAGAGCAAACTGGACGAATTAACCGGCCAATAGATTTTAGATCAGATTTTTATTCTCTTGGAGTAACATTCTATGAGATGCTTACAAAAAGGCTTCCTTTTGAAACAAATGACGTGATGGAGCTTATTCATTGCCATATTGCCAAAATGTCTGATCCCTTGTCTCTTTTAAATCCGTTAATTCCAACTCCGTTATCAGATATTATATTTAAGTTGATGTCTAAAAATCCTGACGAAAGATATCAAAGTTCTTTTGGAATTAAGGCAGACCTTGAAGAATGTTTAAAGCAACTTCGTAGTCATAATGAAATAAATTATTTTGACATTGGCCAATGCGATATTTCAAGCAATTTTCAAATACCAAATAAACTTTACGGGCGAGAAAAAGAAATTGAATTCCTTATTTCAAAACTTGAAAACGTCTGCAAAGGAAATTTAGAAATTGTATTTGTGTCAGGCTATCAAGGAACAGGAAAGTCGTCCCTTGTAAACCATATTTATAAACAAATCTTCGAAAAAAATGGTTATGTAATTACCTGTAAATTAGATAAGCTAAATCAGGATATCCCTTATTCATGTATTATTTCTGGGTTAACAGAAATCATAAGGAAAATATTATCTAAGTCCATTGATAAAATAGCAGTATGGAGGAAAATAATATTAAATGCTTTAGGAAATAACGGAAAAATTATTACAGACGCTATTCCTGACCTTGAAATAATTATCGGAAAACAGCCTTTAGTTCCAGATATCGGTCCATGTGAATCTCAAAATAGATTTAATCTTGTTATGAGTAATTTTATCCAGGCATTTGGTTCACAAAAACATCCTATTTTATTGTTTCTCGATAATATTGACTCGATAGACATTCCGACTTTAAAACTATTAGAAATTTTAATGACTGATTATAGCGCAAAATATATGTTTATAATCGGAACATATACACAAAATATTTCAAAAGCAAATTGCGAAGGATTCATATTTTTGCAAAATGCTTTGAAAAAAGCTGAAGAGCAATTTTCAGAAATTAATCTTCTTCCACTTAACAAAGATAATATAGACCAATTTATAAAAGATGCTCTTAAATATTCGCCTTCTAACATAGACGAAATTTCTTTTCTATGCCATCAGAAAACAGGGGGAAACCCTTTTTTTTTACATCAATTTTTTAAGCTCATTCATGAAAAAAAAATAATAAAACTTGATAATGTTAAAGGTGCTTGGATTATTGATTCTATAGAGAAAATTCAAGACATAGAATTTACAGAAAATGTTCTTGTTCTACTTTCCAATAAAATTGAACAATTAAATCCAGAAACAATAAATTTATTAAAACTAGCTTCCTGTATCGGTAATAAATTTGATCTCTCAATTTTATCTTTTATCAATAATAAAAATATTTCAGATACTATTTCCGAATTGTCTGAAGCTGTATATGAAGGTTTAATTATTCCTTTAAATTCCCCTTCATATTCAAATGAATCAGAAATTTCCTATAAATTCTCCCACGATAGAATTTATGACTCAGTATATTTGTTGCTTAACGAAAATACAAAAATGGAAATTCACCTTTCAATTGGGAGGTTCATGATTCAAAATACTAATGAAGATAACCTTGAAGATAACCTTGAAGAAAATATTTTTGATATAATAAATCATATTAACAAAGGACAAGAGTTAGTAACCGATCCAACCGAAAAAGAAAAATTCGCTCGTTTAAATCTCATGGGAGGCATAAAAGCAAAATCAACAGGAGCGTTTGAGCATTCGTTTAAGTATCTATCATTCGGAATAAAATTGCTTGATAATGATTGTTTTAAAACCAATTATAATCTCGCTATAAATCTATATAACGAAGCTTATGAATCAGCCTATCTTTGCGGCGATTTTGATGTTACGGATAATTTATATGAAATAATACATAAAAATGCTAAATCGTCTATTGATAAGGCAAGGGCTGTAGAAACGAAAATAGAAGCAGATATTTCCATAAATAAGCCTTTAAATGCTATAAAACATTCCCTTGATTTTTTAAAAACATTAGGAATTTATTTCCCTGAAAAACCTAAAAAAATTCATTTAATAACTGCTTTTTTAAAAACAAAACTTCTTCTTCTTGGCAAAAAACCGGATAGTCTTTTAAATCTTCCTGAAGCTACAGATATAAATATAAAAGCATCTATGCAGATAATTGCAACTCTCGGTAGAGCCGCTTATTTATCCCAGCCTGAACTATTTCCCCTTTTAGTATTTAAGCTTGTAAATTTATCCTTAAAATATGGGAATAGTTCTTTTTCATCAGTAGGTTATGCGACATACGGAGCTATTCTATGCGGAATTTTTGGTGATGTTGATTTAGGATATGATTTTGGAATGCTTGGGAAAAAATTAGTAAAAAAGTTCAAAGCAAAAAACCTTGAAGCAAAAACAAATATAATAGTAAATCATCTTATTCGCCCATGGAAAGAGCCTTTAAAAAATACGCTTAAAGATCTTTTAGAAAATTATAAGATAGGTCTTGATATTGGCGATTTCGGTTCGGCTGCTTTATCGGCAGCTGCTTATATATCCCTTGCCTTCATAATGACTAAAGATTTACGCGAATCTGAAAAAATGATAGCATCTTTTATTCCTAAAATTGCGCGTTTAAAACAAGACACCGCTTTGAATATATGTAAAATATGCCATCAAGCCGCTTTAAACCTTCTTCATGGAATGAATTTATGCGATAGATTGTCCGGCGATATTTATAATGAATACATCATGCTTTCTGTACACAAAAAAAATAATGATAGAGCATCTATTGCATCGTTATATTTTTATAAATTTGTGATTTCTTTTTTCAGGCATAATTATTCAAACTGTGTTGAAAATTTATCAAACGCTGAAAAATATCTTGACAGTTTAATCGGAACCCCAGCTATACCTTTATTTTATCTCATAGATTCTTTGTCAAGACTTCTTTTATATAATGAAAGCAAGAGAAAACAAAAAATTCAAATTTTACTTGCAAAAATAAATCTTAACAGAAAAAACTTAAAAAAATTTTCAATGTACTGCCCTGCAAATCATCTTGGAATTTTAAACCTTGTTGATGCCGAATATGCAAGAGCTATAGGCGATGATATGCGTGTAATTAAAAGCTATGATGCCGCAATTAAACTTGCCCATGAAAACGATTATACAAGCGTTGAAGCCCTTGCAAATGAGTTCGCCGGAAAATTTTATCTTTCAAAAGAAATGAATGACATTGCAGCTTATCACCTTAAAAAAGCCTATTATTTGTACTCTCATATAGGAGGCAGGCTTAAAGTATCTATATTAGAAAGCGAATATCCAAATCTGTTTCAAACTTCATCACCTAAAACGAAAAAGATCAGCTTTGATGATATAGATTTAAATTCAATCGGAAGCTATGAAGGAGATATTTTCGATTTAGTTAGTGTAATTAAAACAAACCAAGCTATTTCCGAAGAAATTGAACTGCAAAATTTGTTGAAAAAACTGCTTAAAATTGTAACTGAAAATGCTGGAGCTGAATATGGATTTTTAATTTTAGGCGATGATCGAGGCGTAAGCTCAAATGCATATTATTTTTCTAATCAAACTATGACTGAAAAATTCGAACTAATTTCTTTTGATAAATCAAATAAAATTGCTCATTCCATAATAAATTTTACGGCAAGAACAAAAGAATATGTTGTATTAACTGACGCGTCAAATGAAAGTATATTTAGCCATGACAAATACATTAAAGAAAAAAAACCCAAATCAATTTTATGCCTGCCAATTATCCATCTGGATCATTTAACTGCGGTTTTATACCTTGAAAATAATTTAAGCATCGGAACTTTTAATAAAGAACGAGTTCAAATGCTCGGACTTATAGCGTCTCAAGCTTCTATTTCCATTGAAAATGCTAAAATTTATAATAAACTTAAAGAATCTGAAAAACAATATAAATCATTATTTGAAAATGCCGTAGAAGGGATATGCCAATTTTCACCAACCGGTAAAATAATGAATGTTAATTCTTCGATGGCAATGCTTTTTGGTTTTAATAACCCAGATGAACTTTTATCCACAGTTAAACATTTTATGCAAAACGATTATTTTGATAATGAGCAGCGAGAATTTTTTAGAGATACGATTTTAAAAAAGCATAAAATGATAGGGTTTGAAGGTAAATTTTATCGGAAAGATAAAACCATGTTTTGGAGTCTGCTTTCAGTTCATGCTGTATTTAATCAAAAAGGTGAAATTTTATTCTATGAAGGGTCATTTTTTGATATTACTGAACGAAAAGAAAAAGAAAAAGCGGAAATGGATAAACTTATTGCGGAACAAGCTAATATTAGGTTAAAAGAGCTTGACACACTAAAAGCTGATTTTCTATCTTCAGTTTCCCATGAGCTTAGAGCCCCTTTAACTTCAATTCTTGGTTTTGCTAAGTTGATACTCAAAGACTTTTTAAAATATTTTATGCCTCTTTCTATTTCACATTCTCAAATTATAAAAAAATCGGGACGTATTAAGGAAAATCTTGAAATAATAGTGAAAGAAAGCATAAATCTTACAAGGCTTATCAATAATGTTCTTGACCTTTCTAAAATTGAGTCAGAAAAAGTAGTTTGGAATGACAGCTTATTAAAAATAAATGATATAATTATTGATGCTTTAAATGAAGTTAAAGAAGACTTTTCAAAAAAACCTGAAATAAAAATCGTATTAAACATAGATAATAATTTGCCATATATATCAGTAGATAAGTATAGAATGACGCAGGTTTTTACAAATCTTTTAAGCAATACCGTAAAATTTAGCTTAAAAGGATTAGTAGAAATTAAAACAGAACTTAGCGGTGAATATATAAAAATATGCGTTGAAGATAGTGGAATAGGTATATCACAATCGGACTTAATAAAAATTTTTGATAAATTCCATCAGAAAAATCAAATGAACTACTTACGAGATAAGCCTAACGGAACAGGTTTAGGCCTTTCTATATGCAAGCACATAATTGAGCATTACAACGGAAAAATTTGGGCGGAATCCATCATTGGAAAAGGAAGTAAATTTATAATTTTGCTGCCTATAATGGATGCTAACATCTGA
- a CDS encoding response regulator: MPKKILIVDDEIHIRTLLEQTLEDLEDEFGVTILTASNGEEGLEMIRDERPNIVFLDIMMPKMNGFEVCQAVKQDPNISDIIIILLTAKGQEIDRTQGLSAGAYKYMTKPFDPDELFDLAKELLGLNDNDSNSGL; the protein is encoded by the coding sequence ATGCCTAAAAAAATATTAATTGTTGATGACGAAATACATATAAGAACTCTCCTCGAACAAACCCTTGAAGACCTTGAGGATGAATTTGGAGTTACTATATTAACCGCTTCAAATGGAGAAGAAGGATTAGAAATGATAAGAGATGAGCGTCCTAATATTGTGTTTCTTGATATTATGATGCCTAAAATGAACGGTTTCGAAGTATGCCAAGCGGTTAAACAAGATCCAAACATTTCGGATATAATAATTATACTTCTGACAGCAAAAGGTCAAGAAATAGACAGAACTCAAGGTCTTTCCGCAGGAGCGTATAAATATATGACAAAACCTTTTGACCCTGACGAACTTTTTGATTTAGCAAAAGAATTATTGGGATTAAATGACAATGATTCAAATTCCGGGCTATAA
- a CDS encoding MBL fold metallo-hydrolase yields MHITFHGATREVTGSMHLIDTEKDRILLDCGMFQGHRKVSDEKNKIMPFDARIISNIILSHAHIDHSGRIPLIVKQGFNGRIICTRPTADAAEYLLLDSAYISESDANYLNYKTLRSFLIKLKSNSKINDVKMELKTEGHKLNLIRINELMDEYSIEKVNPIYTVEDAEQSLSHFDSYPYNEPIAIGHNTTCTFYDAGHILGSAFSIIKANIDGRIYRICYTGDIGRFEKPILRNPTLQFSKEDEIIDLLIMESTYGNRVHEPVKDLKKELKKVIIETIKRDGTLLIPSFAFGRTQELIYVLHELYMEKEAPLIPIYIDSPLATKLTKVFGEHPEVYDQNTHETFLEQGKNPFWFKQITFISSVEDSMAVMHEDKPHIIIASSGMCEAGRILHHLRYKIHNEKNTILIVGYMAENTLGRRIEDKGIEYEESGRNGDPPILKFLNKIYPLKAHVKKIEGFSAHADKNELLKILFDSNLRVNKIAVVHGQEDQSISFAKFLNDKGYSAFVPRSGETITLK; encoded by the coding sequence ATGCATATAACATTTCATGGAGCCACCCGAGAAGTTACAGGATCTATGCATCTTATAGATACGGAAAAAGATAGAATACTGCTTGATTGCGGAATGTTTCAAGGCCATAGAAAAGTAAGTGACGAAAAAAATAAAATAATGCCATTTGATGCGCGTATTATTTCTAATATTATTTTATCCCATGCGCATATTGATCATTCAGGACGTATTCCTCTTATAGTAAAGCAAGGTTTTAACGGTAGAATAATATGTACAAGGCCTACTGCTGATGCAGCTGAGTATCTTCTTCTTGATAGTGCTTACATTAGCGAATCTGACGCTAATTATCTTAATTATAAAACTTTAAGGTCTTTTCTTATTAAGTTAAAATCTAATTCAAAAATAAATGACGTTAAAATGGAGCTTAAAACAGAGGGACATAAACTAAATTTAATACGGATTAACGAGCTTATGGATGAATATAGTATTGAAAAAGTTAATCCCATTTATACAGTTGAAGATGCCGAGCAATCTTTATCCCATTTTGACAGCTATCCTTATAACGAACCAATCGCTATAGGCCATAATACAACCTGTACTTTTTATGATGCCGGCCATATTTTAGGCTCTGCATTCAGCATCATAAAAGCAAATATTGATGGAAGAATTTATAGAATATGCTATACAGGCGACATTGGAAGATTTGAAAAACCAATATTAAGAAATCCTACTCTTCAGTTTTCAAAAGAAGATGAAATAATAGATTTGCTCATAATGGAAAGCACGTATGGAAACCGAGTCCATGAGCCTGTTAAAGATTTAAAAAAAGAATTAAAAAAAGTAATCATTGAAACAATAAAAAGAGACGGTACACTTTTAATACCTTCTTTTGCTTTTGGTAGAACTCAAGAATTAATATATGTTCTCCATGAACTTTACATGGAAAAAGAAGCCCCTCTTATACCAATATACATTGATAGTCCCCTTGCAACAAAACTTACGAAAGTATTCGGAGAACATCCAGAAGTTTATGACCAAAATACCCATGAAACTTTTCTTGAACAAGGAAAAAATCCATTTTGGTTTAAACAAATAACTTTTATAAGCTCTGTGGAAGATTCAATGGCGGTAATGCATGAAGACAAGCCACATATCATTATTGCATCATCAGGAATGTGCGAAGCTGGGAGAATTCTCCATCATCTTAGATATAAAATACACAATGAAAAAAATACTATCCTTATAGTTGGATATATGGCTGAAAATACACTCGGAAGACGCATTGAAGATAAAGGTATTGAATATGAAGAATCTGGAAGAAATGGAGACCCACCAATTTTGAAATTTCTTAATAAAATTTATCCTCTAAAAGCCCATGTTAAAAAAATTGAAGGGTTCAGCGCCCATGCTGATAAGAACGAGCTTCTAAAGATTCTTTTTGATTCAAATTTACGGGTAAATAAAATAGCGGTTGTTCATGGTCAAGAAGATCAATCCATTAGTTTTGCCAAATTTTTGAACGACAAAGGCTATTCCGCCTTTGTTCCACGTTCTGGAGAAACTATTACTTTAAAATAG
- a CDS encoding PAS domain S-box protein: MRKNLRQKVIINFLAGAGIPLLCFGILIVVLIFTTQKQQALELESEVAMRVSNKLVSYIEGLVKELNAVIHLQKIQNLNYAEQYDLFGILQSHERAFYELTLVDENGNERVKKLRLDMSSKDDLKNISDLNAFKMAKKNKKPYFGKVRLDEKSGDMRMKIAAPLVLLMENKVNYVIIANVDLKWIWDFVAHIKKRQGEQVYIVDSNKKIIAYHNPSIVLKNTFFTPPSENGIYKGIDNTWTIMAVNKIKFGDKEFSVIVERRLIYAFDLAFKSILIILPTILTIFIIAMFLGIKAVSKIVKPIQILADTALKIESGNFSEFVEIKNEDEIGDLAAAFNNMIKKIDIMMERLREEIMERRLAEDVLKGSYSLLSSVIESPTDYIIFSLDKHYKYTAFNSNYKREVKKIWGKDIDLGTNILDIIGKEYFERAKQNMDRALEGKHFTFTQQFGIGRESVYYEQAYNPIFDGRGNVIGITIFVTNITERKKSEEDLLRLAKAIEQTAEGILITEKDGIIIYLNPAFELITGYSSQELKGKNFKLLRSELHDDEFHKVMWQHLSSGDVWSGHIMNKKKDGTICELEVTISPIRNSLNNITSFVSVNKDVTKIMRLERELRQAQKMEAIGTLAGGIAHDFNNILAGIVGYAELASFGVQKGGDTYNKIQKILSASNRAKGLIRQILAFSRYTKIEKKPVEITSITEEALKLVRASLPSTIEIKKNISSKSSIVMADPTQIHQILMNLSTNALHAMEKNGGILEISLHNVEVDADTAKFYSDLKEGYYAKLIVSDTGHGIESAILEKIFDPFFTTKQTGKGTGLGLSVIHGIVKDLGGTITVYSKPGKGTTFHIFLPIVDTKGMQINLNELHIDGNNVIAVGTERILFVDDEEILIELGKQLLEPLGYKVTATTDSREAFEIFKEQPNKFDLVLTDQTMPKLTGLELAKKILKIRDIPIILCSGFSDSITPGKLHEIGIAEFIMKPFVKKEIAQIIRKILDKKNRDY; the protein is encoded by the coding sequence ATGAGGAAAAATTTAAGGCAAAAAGTTATAATAAATTTTTTGGCAGGTGCTGGAATTCCTCTTTTATGTTTCGGCATACTCATTGTAGTTCTTATTTTTACAACTCAGAAGCAACAAGCATTAGAATTAGAATCAGAAGTTGCAATGCGTGTTTCAAATAAACTCGTATCATATATTGAAGGTCTTGTAAAAGAACTCAACGCAGTTATTCACCTCCAGAAAATTCAAAATCTTAATTATGCAGAACAATATGACCTTTTTGGAATATTGCAGAGCCATGAACGAGCTTTTTATGAACTTACCCTCGTTGATGAAAATGGCAATGAGAGAGTAAAAAAATTAAGATTAGACATGAGTTCTAAAGATGATTTAAAAAACATATCGGATTTAAATGCTTTTAAAATGGCAAAAAAAAATAAAAAGCCATACTTCGGTAAAGTAAGACTTGATGAAAAAAGTGGAGACATGAGAATGAAGATTGCCGCTCCATTAGTTCTTCTCATGGAAAATAAAGTAAATTATGTAATAATTGCAAATGTTGATTTAAAGTGGATATGGGATTTTGTAGCTCATATAAAAAAAAGGCAAGGAGAACAAGTTTATATAGTTGATTCAAACAAAAAAATTATAGCTTACCATAACCCTTCAATTGTTCTTAAAAATACTTTTTTTACGCCTCCCAGTGAAAATGGTATTTATAAAGGTATAGATAATACATGGACAATAATGGCGGTAAATAAAATAAAATTTGGGGACAAAGAATTTTCAGTCATAGTGGAAAGAAGACTAATATACGCCTTTGATCTTGCCTTCAAATCTATCTTGATTATTTTACCGACTATTTTAACAATATTTATTATAGCGATGTTTTTAGGAATAAAAGCTGTAAGTAAAATTGTAAAACCTATTCAAATACTGGCAGATACAGCCCTTAAAATTGAATCAGGAAATTTTTCAGAATTTGTTGAAATAAAAAATGAAGATGAAATCGGAGACCTTGCTGCTGCTTTTAATAACATGATTAAAAAAATAGATATTATGATGGAAAGATTAAGGGAAGAAATAATGGAAAGACGCCTCGCCGAAGATGTTCTCAAAGGGTCATACTCCCTGCTGTCATCCGTTATTGAAAGTCCGACTGATTACATAATTTTTTCTCTTGATAAACATTATAAATATACAGCGTTTAATAGCAATTATAAAAGAGAAGTAAAAAAAATTTGGGGAAAAGATATTGATTTAGGTACAAATATTCTCGACATAATTGGAAAAGAATATTTTGAGAGAGCAAAACAAAATATGGATAGAGCTTTAGAAGGAAAGCATTTTACTTTTACCCAGCAATTCGGAATAGGGCGTGAAAGCGTATATTATGAACAAGCGTATAATCCAATTTTTGACGGCAGAGGCAATGTTATTGGAATTACTATTTTTGTAACAAATATAACAGAAAGAAAAAAATCTGAAGAGGACCTTCTAAGGCTCGCAAAAGCCATTGAGCAAACAGCTGAAGGCATCCTTATCACAGAAAAAGATGGAATAATTATATATTTAAACCCTGCTTTTGAACTTATTACAGGTTACAGCTCACAAGAATTAAAAGGAAAAAATTTTAAACTTCTTAGAAGTGAGCTTCATGATGATGAATTTCATAAAGTAATGTGGCAACATCTCTCGTCTGGTGACGTTTGGTCTGGTCATATCATGAATAAGAAAAAAGACGGAACTATATGCGAGCTCGAAGTTACGATATCACCTATTAGAAACAGTCTTAATAATATTACAAGTTTTGTTTCTGTAAATAAAGATGTAACAAAAATAATGAGATTGGAGAGGGAGCTTCGTCAAGCTCAAAAAATGGAAGCTATCGGGACTTTAGCAGGAGGAATAGCTCATGATTTTAATAATATTCTTGCGGGTATAGTAGGTTATGCAGAATTAGCATCATTTGGAGTTCAAAAAGGCGGAGATACTTACAATAAAATTCAAAAAATCTTATCAGCTTCAAATAGAGCAAAAGGGCTTATACGACAAATTTTAGCCTTTAGCAGATACACAAAAATTGAAAAAAAACCAGTTGAAATTACATCAATAACTGAAGAAGCACTAAAATTAGTAAGAGCTTCTCTTCCGTCCACTATCGAAATTAAAAAAAATATATCATCTAAATCTTCAATAGTTATGGCTGATCCTACCCAAATTCATCAAATTTTAATGAACCTATCTACAAATGCTTTGCATGCTATGGAAAAAAATGGAGGAATCCTTGAAATAAGTCTTCACAATGTGGAGGTTGATGCAGATACAGCAAAATTTTATTCAGATCTAAAAGAAGGATACTATGCGAAGCTGATAGTAAGCGATACAGGTCATGGAATAGAATCTGCTATTTTAGAAAAAATTTTTGATCCGTTTTTTACAACAAAACAAACTGGAAAAGGAACAGGGCTTGGTTTATCCGTTATTCATGGAATTGTAAAAGACCTTGGCGGCACTATCACTGTATATAGCAAACCGGGGAAGGGAACTACTTTTCATATCTTCCTACCAATAGTTGATACAAAAGGTATGCAAATAAATTTAAACGAACTGCATATAGATGGCAATAATGTAATAGCTGTAGGAACAGAACGAATACTTTTTGTGGATGATGAAGAAATCCTCATTGAACTTGGGAAACAGCTTCTTGAGCCTTTAGGATATAAAGTTACAGCTACGACCGACTCAAGAGAGGCTTTTGAAATATTTAAGGAGCAGCCCAATAAGTTTGACCTTGTACTGACAGATCAAACTATGCCTAAATTAACAGGTTTAGAACTTGCTAAAAAAATTCTAAAAATTAGAGACATTCCTATCATTCTCTGTTCAGGATTTAGTGATTCCATAACTCCAGGTAAGTTGCATGAAATTGGCATAGCTGAATTTATCATGAAACCTTTTGTAAAAAAGGAAATAGCTCAAATTATAAGAAAAATATTGGATAAAAAAAATAGGGATTATTAA